The following DNA comes from Sorex araneus isolate mSorAra2 chromosome 5, mSorAra2.pri, whole genome shotgun sequence.
TGAGGGAATGTTCTCTGCAAACACAGTGGCCCCGAAGTCAGGCGTGTGGGAGATAGCCCAGGTGTGAGGTGTCTGGAACCAGAACTGTGCCCAGGTAAGGGGTTGTCTCACCACTGGTGACTCAGGTTAGAAGTCAGGATCATCTGCTATCAGAAGGAACGAGGTCTGAGCACCCAGCACATCCTCCTGCATCCAGGTGCAAAGATACAGGAAGAGGTAACTGGTTGATCACCTGACCCCCAGTACAGAAAGATGACTGATGAGGCTAACTTAATAGTGTCTGCACATAATgaatatgggggccagagagagtgagtatgggggaAGTGAAGTACAGCTGATCCCGGGATGATCTCTGGTACCCGACCTGGTCCCcattggtctcatgcaaggcaagtgccttacctgctatactatctctctggccatgagccttttatttatttatttattattattattactacatttttgctttttgggtcatacctggcaatacacaggggttattactggctcatgcacttaggaattactcctggcggtgctcgggggaccatatgagatgctgggaatcgaatccgggttggttgcgtgcaaggcaaatgtcctacccactgtgctccagcccctgagcctctgaaattatttttcaatttaaaaatttttacttttggattggagtgatagtgcagcgctttggatatttgccttgcaaacgccTGCCCTAGGAtcaatcccccggcatcccatatggttctctgagcaccgccaggagtgattcctgaatgcagaaccaggagtaacccctgagcattgctgggtgtgacccaaaaatgctaaaaaaaaatttttcactttgctttggggccatatttggctgtgttcagggcttactcctggctctgtgctcaggcatcactcctggtgccactgggggaccatatgtggtgctgggtatcaaatctggttggctacatgcaaggcaagagtcttccctgttgtactatttctccaacctgaagaatcatattttatttatttattcttttttttttcctttttgggtcacacctggcaatgcacaggggttactcctggctctgcactcaggaattacccctggccgtgctcaggggaccatatggggtgctgggatttgaacccaggtcggccgcatgcaaggcaaacgccctacccgctgtgctatctctccagcccctatttatttattcttgtttgtttctgggtcacatcttgcaatgctcagagatcagagaccatatgtaatggcgggaatcaaacttgggtgggccatgtgcaaggcaagcactgtctctgtactatctgctgtactatctctcctgccccacaaattatattttgaaagtcCCAGGTCCTTGGCTCGAGAGcagccccccaaataataacatGTATATGATGTCCTagtctttaaaacaaaattttttaaaagacctaCAACTCATTAGATAAATATAGTTAGCATTAAAGGAAAACCTCAATTCTTGGGGTGGGAGACTTCTTATGGTGCCTTACTGTGTGAGGGAGAAGGTAGTTGGAGGCTTAGGGAAAGAGGCCAGGAGATGGAGCCACGTGGAGAAACGTCCCTTAAGGAACGCAGATGTGAAgactgtcctctgagcactgttgccaCCCTGTGGCCCTTTTGGTAACTGCAGCAAAAGACTTAAAAATGCCACCTTCTTGGTTCTGGCTTGGGatccctctctgcacccctggcATTTACCCACTGGATTTAATTTCTACTCAGCAAAGCCCTGGCACAACACCAGTGTTGGGGAGATACAGAGCTATCCTCCAAGCTCCTCATCCCAGGTGGCAGCAGGGAAAGTGACACCTGATACATAGCCCAGATGTGGCAGCCCAGCAGACAGAGAAGTGTGTGCCCTCGTCCCCTCTGTTCTCCACACCCCTCCTCCAGGCCAGCTACCCCTGGTCCCAGAAACTTGTTTGGGGTCCTCTTACCTGGGTGTGAGTCGGGACCAGCCCACCCCGGGCCATGTGGGTCCTCACAGCATCTGCCAGCTTGGCCACCAGTCGCTCACGTACAGAATCTGGCTCTTTCTGGGGGGGAGGGTCgataatggggtgctgggaaaggCCTGAACGTTTCAGTCCTCAGGGGACTGCAGAAGAAGGAACTAGGAaggagggccagggagagggatCAAACGGTCAAGCAcagaccagagggatagtacaggggcagggtgcttgccttgcacgcagaccaccagggttcaacccccattaccccacatagtcccctcagcattgccagaagggatccctgagcaccacaggaagttgccccaaaaagaaaacaagcaaaaacaaagcaacaaaaaagcctgaacacatgatttgcatgtgggagccccgggtttgatctctggcaccatagttttttgttttctttttctgtttactttgggggCACAAGTGATAGtgtttatggcttactcctggctctgtgctcaggaatcactcctggtgggatttgggggaatcctatgtggtgccaggggtggaatccAGGTGAGctttgtgcaaggccagcacccaacCCTCTCTGCAACTCCCCTCCAGTACTGTATGGTTCCatgagcaggagtgaccctgagtgccaGATGGGAGCCCTAAACCAAAGCAAGATAaagaggtcccctgagccccaccaggagtagtcaCTGAGAGCCAggactgctgagtatggccccaagaaaaaaaatagggacgagaggaggggagggggcttggtCTTGTATCTCCTTGACCTGTCCTTTGCCtggcccccaccacccacccagcaCTGGGGACAGATATGGGCTCTTTCTCCCCTGGAGTGCATGTTTCAGCACACTGGACACACAAGTGACACAGAGAGGACAGGGGGAAAGGCAGGAGGGGCTGCACTGCAGGCAGGCGAGAAGTGACGGTTCCTGCTGGCCTTACCTGGCAGCGGGCCAGTGCGTCCTTGTAGTGGCACACAGCCTGATCATGCTGGCCCAGTCGTGCTGCTGCGGCCCCCAGACCCTCACAGGCCTGCCACTGACCCTTCACGTCCCCTGGGAAAGACAAACTCAAGGTCCTTTCATGGGATCCTGCCCCACTGACCCTTCCTCTACAGAGCTGCCCATCCCAAGTCCTTGCACTCTgcaagccacttttttttttttttttaggtcacacctggcagtactcagggttctcttggctctgcactcaggggtcactcctggcagggcaggacCCTGATTGGTGCCatggtgggccgtgtgcaagggaagcaccaaACCCACCGTACCCTCCAGCCACCTGCTAACCCTCGCCTCACCGGTGTCCTGGGCGGCCTGCAGCGCGTGCAGGAAGTTGTCTCGGGCAGCAGTGTGGTCCCCCAGCTGGCTCAGAGCATAGGCCAGACTGCCAAAGCTCCGGCCCTGCTCCCGCCGCTGGCCCACAACACCTAGGGACAGAACCGTCCTGAGAAGAGACCCGACATCCAGGCCCCCAGCCACCGAGGATGGGCCCTGGCCCCCCAGCACACCTCCAGACTCACCCCTGAGGTTCCCTCAGCCCTGGGTGCCTCCTGCCTGCTCTGGGTCCTCCACAACAGCAAAGTGCATTAATAGTAAGGACCCTTTTATTTCCCTCTGTTCTCAGGCttccttctggccctgtgctcaggatcgctcctggtgggcgctcaggaccctctgtggtgctgagtcaaatccaggctggccttgtgcaatacaagtgccttaactctataccttctctttggcccctgaaggatcctttgtttttggttttgggggccacacctggagatactcagggcttactcctggctctgcaaccaggGATCCCTGCCGGCAGGCTcgagaggaccatgtgggattctggggagatcaaaactgggtcagctgcaagcaagccaagtgccctacccgccacactatctctgcagcccaaaaGATCCATTTTTTTACTCCCACAAACTGAGTCTGAGAATGAGACTCGGCCATTCAGCGAGCAGGGGTGCATCCCTCTGTACCCTGAGGCTTCCTCACCCAACCACGCCTCAGCCCAGGGCCTTGCTTGGTCCTGTCTGGCTAGTCCATCTTCCCCGGCCAGGACCTGTCTGACAGTCCTGCTACCACTCGGAGTGCCAGCTGAACCTCCTGTCCATCCCTCCGTCCACTCCGTTTCCACCTAGACCTACCGTGCAGGTTCGCGGCCTGCTGGTGATACTCCCGCGCTTCCTGGTAGTTGCCCAGGGCATTGTGGGCTGCCCCTAgattccccagcactgtggcCTCCTCGGCTGGCCCCTGGCACAGGGGCAGTGCCTGCAGGAAGGCCTCTGCGGCCAGAGGGAACAGCCGGAGCGTGGAGTAGGCCAGGCCTAGATCATTGTAGAGCTGACCTGTGGGGATGGGACTAGCAGGTCAGATGCCTTCAAGGCTGCATGGGGCAACCCTGTCCCCCTGCTcgcgccgcccccccacccccccagccccttcccagcCCGCAGGGACGCCTCTGCTTTCCTTCCACCCCTCAGTGGCCGCGGAAGCCAAGCCCTTACCCAGCAGGCCCTGCTCCGGGCTCCTCTCAGCAAGCGCCCGGCTTTCCTCCAGCACTTGCACCACCTCGCGCACCCCATGCTGCCCGCTCGCCAGCATACACCCAGCCGCggcccccagggccagggctgcgGCCCGGGGCTGGCCTGCCTGGGTATAGGCCCGGCTGGCTTCCTGGAGGCAGCGCACGGCCTGCTCCGGCTCCCCCAGTGCCTGGTAGCAGGCTCCCATCTTTGCCTGGGCTTGTCCCTGGTCACCTAGCAGCTGGTAGTGGCCCAGGGCCCTGTGGTACCAGGCCAAAGCTTGAGGCAGGTCCCCCAGGGCTTGGTAGGCTGAGGCCACGTTGAAGCACTGGTCGCCGTGTCCCACACCCTGTGCCTCCTCTTCTGGTTGTGCCCGCAGGAGCAGCTCGAGGCCTCTGGCTGGGTCCCCCGTCTCCACATAGGCAGCCCCGAGATTGAAGGCGCAGGCCCGGAGAATGGGGGTGTCCCTGGTGTGGGGGGCTTCCGAGGCCAGGAGGAAGGCCCTCTGGAAACTGGCCAGGGCTTCGTGGTTCCGGCCAGCCAGGAGGGCCCCGTGGCCAGCGCTGGTGAGGGCATGGATGCTGGCCTCGCTCTGTGGccacttccttttcttcttttttttcttgaagcttGAGGGCCCAGGCTCCTGGGGTGGCTCCTCAGCGTTTGGGGGAGACATAGCGctgatgggggtgaggggagggagcagaggcGTCAGCAAATCCCACCTGGTGCCGTCCAAGCAAGATACCCCGCAGCTTGGCCCCGGCAGGCCGGAGAGTCTCCCAGactcctctctgctcccccagcTTGCTCCAGCCATCTTTGGGCACTACACCTACTCTCCTGTCTgaattctctttttcctttctctcttgttttttgggagggccacatccagtgatgcttgggactACTCCCTGTTcatagctcaggggaccaggtggtaccgGGGTAGGTGGGGGGGGTATTCAactcagacctcctgcatgcaacacCTGTGCCTGGCCCGTGGCACCATTCTCCAGCGCCTTGTCTATTTACTGGGTCGGGAGCAATATGAGGGGACTGATGCATTTATCCTCACTATCTGCAGATGGCAGTGGTGACAGTTCTACACCACGTCTGCTCACTGgtctggttttgtttggttttggagagggctcactcctggctctgtgctcacttatgatggggctcaggggacagtatgcagtgccagaaattgaacccgggtcagccacattccaGAGTAGCACCTTTCCCACTGGCTGGACTATCTATCATTTATCTGCCCcctcccttatttatttatttatttggtgttttgggccacacctgagagtATTCAGGACTTAATCTTATCTCTGagctcatatggggtgctgaggatctagccagggtcagccacacacaaggcaagtatccATCACTGCTCTCTCCCCATCTTAAGGGAATCATTTTCTACTCTTTCTCCTGCTTCTTAAGTTCAAGTATATTGTTCATACATTCATACACACCTACAcctacacctacacacacacacacacacacacacacacacacacgcttcctGCAAGTATCTCATCTCTTGAAAGGTAGAGCCTTTTCCTGGACACATGTCCCAGAACAGGAGAGAAAAAGACTACAGGCTCTCagcacctcccttccctcccaattttcccatttctttgttttggggccacacccaaaggtgcttggGCAGGGTACTCATTTAATCCCAGGTTGCTCCCAGGAGGTGGCATCAGGAaccgaacccaggcctcccctcTGCAAAGCAAGAGCTTCAGTCCCTTTGTTCTCCCTggactctcccctgccccccaatacCTTTCTTAAGAGGCACTGTTAGAAGCGACACATTCTCTCTTCAGAGAAAGTCCTAGGAATCCTCATCTTCAGGCCCTGATTGATCCTGACCACCCATAGGCCATGAAGTGTCAGCCACGGGCAACTTACCTCCTCTGAGCTCCTTAAGGCTGACTCTCCGAATGGCCCCTCTGGCTTGGGTTACCTCCCTGGGCTCTGAGCTGAGAGCCCTTTAGGTTTCCAGGTGCCGCCCCTGTTCCTAGGGAAATATCTGATTGACATATCAGATGTCCTCTCCCATTCAGAGAGGCATCAAGGCCCAGGGATTGCATTACACTTCCTGTTCCCCAGGTCCCCTTCCCTACAGGCCTACCTCCCAACTCCTAGAAGTGACATATCAGTAACCAGTTACACCCTCAAACATCTACCCCTACTCTCATTTCAGAGTGGGAGCTGGGCCTGCTGCTGTGACGTGAGTCACAAGCAGTTGTGACTTACCTGCCTGGGGCTTCGGAGCAGTCGGGCAGTTGGGCTTAGAAACCAGGTTTTTCTGATTGTGAGCCAAGAGTCCCTTCCACGACACTGAGATAGTAGGATTTAATGATGGAATtgaaaacacagacacagacacacacacacaaacagacacacatagacacgcacacagatacacagacagacacaaatacacagacacagacacac
Coding sequences within:
- the TTC24 gene encoding tetratricopeptide repeat protein 24 encodes the protein MSPPNAEEPPQEPGPSSFKKKKKKRKWPQSEASIHALTSAGHGALLAGRNHEALASFQRAFLLASEAPHTRDTPILRACAFNLGAAYVETGDPARGLELLLRAQPEEEAQGVGHGDQCFNVASAYQALGDLPQALAWYHRALGHYQLLGDQGQAQAKMGACYQALGEPEQAVRCLQEASRAYTQAGQPRAAALALGAAAGCMLASGQHGVREVVQVLEESRALAERSPEQGLLGQLYNDLGLAYSTLRLFPLAAEAFLQALPLCQGPAEEATVLGNLGAAHNALGNYQEAREYHQQAANLHGVVGQRREQGRSFGSLAYALSQLGDHTAARDNFLHALQAAQDTGDVKGQWQACEGLGAAAARLGQHDQAVCHYKDALARCQKEPDSVRERLVAKLADAVRTHMARGGLVPTHTQTSNPGRTWAVGGVPPACPPPRVGHSAAEVRHRSLGLWENHKLEEGQKEKEEGSAKLPTRSWARRPEWPKAQLPSGGRAAPSMEEAGTLGHSGSQVNSNLNNTHPAPGAWRVPRAADLRERECPVELVGSERKAWPSHPGAQRHRLSRWEAPRRNPERRPPESGLCSIM